GAGGCCTCGGATCATTTCCCGCTGGTCTTGCAATTCAGACTGCCGCCGCCCTGATGTCCTGCCAGGCGCATCAGCGGCCAAAGAGATGAGCGGCCGACTGCTCCGCCAGCTGCAGTCCGTTCTTGAGAACCTTCCGACGCCAACCTACATCAAGCGGAGTAAAACTATTTCGCAACTGGATGCGCGCCGAATGCTCGACGTCGGCTTGATCATATTGCGTGGCTCGATTTTCGTCGCGTAATGCCCGCAACAGCTGTCGTCCGCCGGCCGCGCCGAATTCCTGCGTTACAAAATCCACCACGCAGCGCTTCCATTTGCGAGTAGCGCGCACAATTCCGGCATCGAGTCCGCCAAGGTTCAAATAGGTTTTCCGCAATTCGCTGGCAGCGTCATCAACTCGCGCGGCGCCGTAGCGGTCGAGCAGCAGCTGGTGGTAGGCGCCGCCCTGGTTGCGATCGACGATCAGCCAGTCCTCGCCGCCTTCGCCGACGCCGGTGTGCACATCAATTCCAAGTACGCGCTCCGCGCCCTGAAACTGCTTCTTCATCCATTGCAGCAGCAGGCGCGGCCCGGTTTCCAGATCCTCGCCTCCAAAGAAAAGCGCCTGCGGGTAAAGGTACTGCCCCTGGCCTCCGGCTTGTTTGATTGTTTCCCAGCCATGTCGTAGTATGCGCCAGAGCAGCGGCAGCGTCAGTAAATCCAGCCTCCCCCTGCTCTCTGGATTGAGCAATTTGTGCAGAATATGATAGCCAGCATGGGCGCCGGCCTCGACGTGTTGGCCGCGCTTCAGAAAGTTTCGGTTGAGATCAACATTGTGTTCATTCACCCTTCGCAGGTGCGCCATTCCATAGGGATTCACACAATGCACGAGAACAATTGCGCCGTCTTTCCCCGGATCGGGCATTTGCTCCAGCAAGCGAAGTTGAATCGCCGATCCCGCGAAGCCTTCCACGCCATGGACGCCTGAAGAGTGCAGCAGCACTCGTTTTGCGTCGCGATTGCCAAGCACGG
This is a stretch of genomic DNA from Leptospirales bacterium. It encodes these proteins:
- a CDS encoding DUF2817 domain-containing protein, whose amino-acid sequence is MTAVDGEAYFPENFRQASRRFRSAARAAGARLKRLETGGRGPGGEKLAIDIAVLGNRDAKRVLLHSSGVHGVEGFAGSAIQLRLLEQMPDPGKDGAIVLVHCVNPYGMAHLRRVNEHNVDLNRNFLKRGQHVEAGAHAGYHILHKLLNPESRGRLDLLTLPLLWRILRHGWETIKQAGGQGQYLYPQALFFGGEDLETGPRLLLQWMKKQFQGAERVLGIDVHTGVGEGGEDWLIVDRNQGGAYHQLLLDRYGAARVDDAASELRKTYLNLGGLDAGIVRATRKWKRCVVDFVTQEFGAAGGRQLLRALRDENRATQYDQADVEHSARIQLRNSFTPLDVGWRRKVLKNGLQLAEQSAAHLFGR